A genomic window from Chitinophagaceae bacterium includes:
- a CDS encoding antibiotic biosynthesis monooxygenase codes for MITRLVKITLQPDKIDAFLEIFKDVKQTIASFDGCHHVELLQDLHAPHIFFTYSTWEDEHFLDHYRFSDFFKSTWTRSKLLFSEKAEAWSVGLIERAQSDHF; via the coding sequence ATGATTACCCGATTGGTTAAGATTACCCTTCAGCCCGATAAGATTGATGCATTCCTGGAAATATTCAAAGATGTAAAGCAAACCATTGCTTCTTTTGATGGCTGTCACCATGTAGAATTGTTGCAGGATTTACATGCTCCTCATATTTTCTTCACCTACAGCACCTGGGAGGATGAACATTTCCTCGATCATTATCGCTTCTCTGACTTCTTTAAATCTACGTGGACAAGATCTAAACTTTTGTTTTCAGAAAAAGCAGAGGCGTGGAGCGTGGGATTGATTGAACGTGCGCAATCAGATCATTTCTAG
- a CDS encoding RNA polymerase sigma factor — MRDNQTDLELIDEVLSGTAAAFSELVSRHQRYVFSLALRFTKSREDAEEIAQDCFVKAYRSLAAFQRTSKFTTWLYGIVYHTSMTFLRKKKLEVSSIDDETTYLQVEDTASDMKANLVEEKSRSEYLEKAIDMLLPDDAVIITLFYKGEQSLEEIATATGYEANTVKVKLHRARQRLRGKLELILKHEVKDLVR; from the coding sequence ATGAGAGATAACCAAACCGATTTAGAGCTTATAGACGAGGTGCTGTCGGGAACGGCAGCGGCGTTTTCTGAATTGGTGAGCCGTCATCAGCGCTATGTTTTTTCATTGGCCCTGCGTTTTACAAAAAGCCGTGAAGACGCGGAAGAAATAGCGCAGGATTGTTTTGTAAAAGCGTACCGTTCATTGGCAGCATTTCAGCGGACTTCGAAGTTTACAACCTGGTTGTATGGCATTGTGTACCATACTTCCATGACTTTTTTGAGGAAGAAGAAACTGGAGGTAAGTTCGATTGATGATGAAACAACTTATTTACAGGTGGAAGACACGGCATCGGATATGAAAGCAAATCTGGTGGAAGAAAAATCAAGATCTGAATACCTTGAAAAGGCTATTGACATGTTATTGCCGGATGATGCCGTTATCATAACTTTGTTTTACAAGGGCGAACAATCGCTGGAAGAAATTGCAACGGCCACCGGTTATGAAGCGAATACCGTTAAAGTTAAATTGCATCGCGCCAGGCAACGGCTGCGCGGCAAGCTGGAATTGATTTTAAAACATGAAGTAAAAGATCTGGTAAGATGA
- a CDS encoding DUF3127 domain-containing protein: MALEIIGKLVQILPEQTGSGQNGPWTKQNFVIETQEQFPKKVCIVCWNDKVEALKQLKTGDELKVAINIESREYNGKWYTDVKAWKVEPVTGGSGKNSSGDYPPDREANYSQAPPEMKDDLPF, translated from the coding sequence ATGGCATTAGAAATCATCGGAAAATTAGTACAGATACTTCCCGAACAAACCGGCTCGGGACAAAACGGCCCCTGGACCAAACAAAATTTTGTGATTGAAACACAGGAGCAATTTCCCAAGAAAGTCTGCATCGTTTGCTGGAATGATAAAGTGGAAGCTTTGAAGCAATTAAAAACCGGCGATGAATTAAAGGTGGCCATCAATATCGAATCGCGCGAATACAACGGCAAGTGGTACACCGATGTGAAAGCATGGAAGGTAGAACCGGTAACAGGTGGAAGCGGAAAAAATTCATCTGGTGATTATCCGCCCGATCGCGAAGCAAATTATAGCCAGGCACCTCCGGAGATGAAGGATGACTTGCCGTTTTGA
- a CDS encoding T9SS type A sorting domain-containing protein, which produces MKNWFFALLTFLIVQNTCAQTTVLTQFTGIQQDATIQLSFTIKGGNTCLGTEIQRSPDSIHFETIGMIAGICGSNDKDETYTFTDENPLTNQHNFYRLVLGQLGVTDHIKVFYVNYGNSLLIFPNPVTLSSMCYFENDNNELAELRIFNVYGILESSIVTRDAAVSLQSNDLSAGTYIITLTQDGIIRHSRKFIVQ; this is translated from the coding sequence TTGAAGAACTGGTTTTTTGCATTGCTTACATTTCTTATCGTTCAGAATACCTGTGCGCAAACCACTGTATTAACGCAGTTCACCGGAATTCAGCAAGACGCAACTATTCAATTGTCTTTTACTATTAAAGGTGGAAATACCTGTCTTGGAACTGAAATTCAAAGATCGCCTGATAGTATTCATTTCGAAACTATTGGCATGATTGCCGGCATTTGCGGAAGTAATGATAAAGATGAAACGTACACTTTTACAGATGAAAATCCACTGACCAATCAGCACAACTTTTACCGGTTGGTTTTGGGTCAATTAGGAGTTACGGATCACATCAAAGTTTTCTACGTGAATTATGGCAATAGCCTGTTGATATTTCCGAATCCGGTTACTCTAAGCTCAATGTGTTATTTTGAGAATGATAATAATGAACTCGCTGAGCTTCGCATTTTTAATGTATACGGCATATTGGAATCTTCCATTGTCACTCGTGATGCTGCTGTTAGTCTCCAATCAAATGATCTTTCTGCAGGAACTTATATAATAACATTAACGCAGGATGGAATAATCCGCCATTCGCGGAAGTTTATAGTTCAATAA